The Vespula pensylvanica isolate Volc-1 chromosome 3, ASM1446617v1, whole genome shotgun sequence nucleotide sequence ATGATTTGGAAGTTTTGGTAAGTTTGTCGATGAATCGCCGAGATCGTGGCTACTAGTTGATGGCGTTACTAAGTCAGGAAATAATCTGATTACCTCATAAGGATCAGTCCCAAGTTCCAAAAATAAATCCATAGcttcttgaaattttttattataaaataaatgatgcGCATATAAAGTTTGTATTTTATAGGTTTGTTtcaccttctcttcttctattatgTCTGATAaactctaaaaaaaatatataataagtactactttataatactaatttttaaattcaattaagaAAGGACTTTGATAATGAGATAAGTACAATGTTTATACATACTGTTAATTTTAATGCTAACTGAAATTGATTTTGTTCAAGTAAAGTTCTAATTTGTTGTGTTACATCAACAGCCGTCACGCACCATACACTACTGATAGATGCTACAAAGACTTTGCCTTGTTTACATCTACATATAAGTCTAGctttatttaaatcttttattgtCTGAATGTGTAAGCAACCTTCCAAAGTATATACTTCTAATCTGTCGTGTACAATGCCAAGTAAGTAAGGATCATCCCATGCTAAAATAATTTGCAATAAGACagttcgctttttctttttggactAATctcgtattaaataaaaatttgtaccTATGACGCTTGGAGTATCTGACCATTTAATAGGATTATGTTGAATTAATTCTCCTTCTGTATCCATAACAATAGAATGAGAATCTTTTCCtaatacaaaagaattatCTGATAATTTAGTAACACTGGGCTCTGGTGATTTTCCAGTAGGAAATAGTTCCTTAGGTTTGCCAGTTAAATCTAAGATGGTATAAGATAAACCACGGAATCCTAATATCAGAGTTTCTCCGcacctatataaaaatacatttaaaaaatatgaatgttAAGCGCTTTTCTATaagatgaataaatattaataccaTGATAATTCACGTGGTATATCTGGTACTGTTAATTCAAAATTACTACACTCCTCAAATTTCTTGCTTTTCCAATGATATAGTTGTAGTTTACGCTTTACAACAACGCATAAGCGTACaacaatatctttttcatcCGTTGAACTTTTTGTTCTTTGGACATCTAAAGCGAATAACGTTGCTCCCTTTGTTTTTTGCAACTGGCAGATTAGTTGAAAATTCACTGAATTGAGATCATGAATAGAAACTATACCATCTATACAAAGAGATTacttataacaaaatttcaatttaccacaaaataaataatttaaaaccaAAAATGCTACCtgtaagtaaaattaataaattatagtcTGCTACAACAGCCATTTGACTAATAcgttttttgttaaaatttttactGTGGcgtaataattctaatttatgAGTTTCATCTAATTTTGAAGGAACATTATACATGAAAATTTGTCCTTCTCTTGTGCCAATCAATAAGTTATCatctgaaatataaaatactaaaatCGCACAATGTTGAGATAAACTTGAAACATTATTCGTTCAGATTAGTTATATGAAAAACTAtatgaaaacaataaataaagaatcatTGTATATATGGAAAGGTTAATTCTTACATACCATACGCAATCATAGATTCTATTTGCACtgttatattcattataggcatatttttatatgcttcGTGCATTTTGAttgtataaagatatatatgtatatatacacgtataaaatgtttatttccAAATTTCTTATAGTATAAATGAATGGAACGAAGGCAAAACAAAAAGTATCAcctaaaattaaaacaattgaaCTCTATATGAGAACACTTGTTATTCGTCATGTATTTTTACacgtattttaaaaagatgCAGAAACGAACGTAGTTGCAAACGTAATAAGTTTAGTATTcctttcaaattaatttcaaacgtATAGACGATCCGTCCAAAACGTCAATCTATCAAATCTGTCAAATTAAAGCGATGACAGTGTGAAACATCTACACGTATTCTGTGACTTGATTAGATGATAAAACAAGAACTATATTGCAGTCagatttattcatttcattgtCCACAAActgaaattgatttaattagaattatctatttaataagaggacatttttatttagagaGAATGCGATATATCTAGTAAATTTATAACGTTAATCGAATATACGTCTagtaaatttaaaaacatatttgGTACTTCCATAATCCCCAGCGGTTAAAGTCCCttgatataattgaaataagatCGAACGAAGTTATCAGAAAGTGGACAAActtttttgcaaataattataCGAAGAAGTGTTGgacaagaaatttattttctaatagtaGATAATTCgcattatctctttttttggaactctttttctgtttcagattAGATCATCGTgagattagatttttatagggaagtttatgaatataattcgcataatctctttttcttttactctttttttatttcattctaattGTAATTAAACATTAAAGTACTTGCTATTATTTCCCATATCTGGTAATACTGCGATAGATACATAAACTAAATATaggaaaactttttaaataatttcttaaagtaacttctaatttctttattattgatttttatttatttttatatgtactcTTATTTACGCTTCTTagtttatatactatattttctACTGTATTTATATTCGTCATAATATTCACATATttcgaaatttgaaatatacatcaacgattttttttctattgttgttactattatcttttatacattatattttcttttctatttttattccgGCTCAAGTCGAGCTAATGCCTGCTTAAATACGCTTTAACTGTTTGTATACGTTTGgctaaaaacaagaaataaagtttgtacaaatataaaacactttttaattaattaatcttcaGGGGAGTATAATCGTATGGTCTTCTCTTGCTTTTGTCAGatgtattactatttttactcGTATACAAATTTCTGTCGCACATTAACTCGATCGTATATTACATGTAGGAAGGTATGATCTATTGTATATAAACTTATCCACTGATACAATAGGAGTGTAGTGTGGAcaatgtttctttattatgcttgtagttcatattttatcCAAACGTATCGCTGAAGTCGCATACGCTATAAGAGGAAGACTGCTCAGAGTGTTGACCAATCAGCAAAGAGTGATTTGCCGCTGCGATCTCATAGGACGTCGCCGTTTTAGAGGCGACCAATAGAATTCCGTTGTGGCGTTTATTGCCGCCGGCGTAGGTATATAAAGTACTGCGTGCCAGTAGTGGGGATGACTCTCCGTATTGATCTTACGCTTCTCTCTGGTTCATACCATTTCTCCACTTTTCGTACATATAGACTTTTCCTAGTCACGTCGCTCTTTATTgtacaataatattacatttgacTAATTAATAAAGCTACATGAgtaatttactattatttatatataaggcAGATTCTCATTTTACTcctaaattaatttaatttgcaaGTACGAGTTGTCGCTTATTCATAGTTAACGTCCAAAAAATTTATAGTcgatttatagttttatttccatagtttcgatatattttcaatagtctattgttttcatttaaatacagtattattaaaatttgttaaataaatagatgatttaagtgaaattataattacgttCGGAGAAATTACTAAACAAATCATCGAAAAGAAACCAATCAGGTTGGCCATTTTTTTCATACTGAAGTTAGGTATAAAAGTGCGATTGTTCAATTTCGAGAAAGCGATTTCGAGTTTATCGTGAAGGCATGCCTTTTCATGTTttgatgtattataatttcttttggcCAAAACAGAATATGATATTGTTAAAATCTACGATCTAGTAAAACTGGTAAACatctgatattatttaatatcataactTTATAACAATTGTACCGCGAAAGAAGGAATAAGATCGTATAAATATGTCAAAAGAAGAATATGTTCATGGAAATGGAGAGgtagttaattatataaataaataaattaatagtctatatattttgtatatattcttaCATGTCaagtttcataatattttattatttgcacatatcttttgtaattaatttgtaaaattattagacTTTAGATTGCGAGGAGTCACCtgcaaaacaaaaattaaggGGATGGTTGAATCGACATTTGCGAATTAAAATGACAGATGGTAGAGTATTAACAGGTGCATTTCTCTGTACTGATCGAGATGCTAACGTAATTTTGGGATCGtgtatagaatttttatccGAAGATCACACAGAAGCAAGAGCTCTTGGATTAGTGATGGTACCTGGTCGACATATCGTGACAATCCATTTAGATGTTTGAATGATTCTTTTTAAGATATCATGTAAATAATGCGTTATCatctttattacaataatatagtGAACTCATATCccattatttctctatcttccaCATTATAGatatcatatatttgtatgatatataatgatataataatatattcttagaatttttatttttatagtaatattGCTCCGACAagttgtttatatttttcaaggttctttagtttttattatacattccTGTTGTATacaaagatattctttttctaattgttggttattatatatttctttttctacatttttaatCGCATCATGTACTCTTTGACTGAGGGTAGAACATAAGTTGTTCATACCATATGTGTAACATATTTCAGTAGCCGAATCAGCCATTTTACGTACATACTGCATAAAACTGATAAGTTGCTACAGAACAAAACAGTTAAAAGAACTTATGAAATATGACTATAATTACTTGCAAAgtacttattaaataaatttaaacatcTTACTGtaagcatttcttttttatcttgcgTTTCCCCTCTAATTTGAACTATTGCATCCCCATGATAATCAgcaaattcattttctatagTATCTTtgtaaagattaattaattttattaacaatgtcctaaaataaaattttgtcctataataaaatattaatatataattacttcgTATTATGCGACACGATTATCACCTGTATTCTACACTTGCAGCTTCTATGGCTGCATATGTAATGGTTAAAAGTTCAGAAGCATTATTTACTGCATTTAAAGTTGACTgctttatcatataattatatgtcaAGGTATCTACATCCGGtaactttaatttatattcttctgtAATTTTTGATTCTCTTTGCGACGAACAATTAACGAATAACGGACTCAAGCACTACGTACATAAAGGTATtagtaatatagtatatataatacaaaatatctaaataataatcattgtaaaataaattataccaTAACAGGTGCTGTTTTCCTgaataatgttttaaaaattgaacaaaATGTCATCTTCGTTAAACTCATTCcgatcgttaaataattttataacctTTATGTATCGAAATCTTACGGTGTTCTAAGTtctatatttgtatacatacataccacacacacacacacacacacacgtttgTACTTATTCAGAAAGATTGCTGAAAACAATGAAGTTTGTTCTTCCAGTGATTTAAAATTCAAGCTTACCACcgcttattattttctaaacaatTTGTTCCCTGaagtttatttcaaaatatgcGATAAAAATAGGTGGCGTATGTTTAGAAGAATCGTAAAAGCACAcgttgtatttcttttcttgattatTTGTTGTTTATAGTTCGAGAACTTTTTCCTGTTACCTCTAATCCTTGTTGACATGTCATTTTAGGTTAGCTTCTGTTTGTCAGAATAAAGTTCTACATCGAGTAAACAAGAACTGAAAAAAATGACATCGTGCCTAGAAAATGTACAAATTCCAACATGCGTGTGGTTCGAGGGAGTGGAGAAACGAAATGCATTAGTATCGATTTTGGCTAGTACATtggtaaatttaataatttctaattattactAGGGagtgacatttttttttttttatattctttttaacattttttcaacacatgatttattttttctatcatataatactaatttatttcatattcatttcCTATTTCTTATCCATCAAATATTGTTGCAGTTTTTTGTAGG carries:
- the LOC122627864 gene encoding uncharacterized protein LOC122627864, coding for MSLTKMTFCSIFKTLFRKTAPVMCLSPLFVNCSSQRESKITEEYKLKLPDVDTLTYNYMIKQSTLNAVNNASELLTITYAAIEAASVEYRTLLIKLINLYKDTIENEFADYHGDAIVQIRGETQDKKEMLTQLISFMQYVRKMADSATEICYTYGMNNLCSTLSQRVHDAIKNVEKEIYNNQQLEKEYLCIQQECIIKTKEP
- the LOC122627874 gene encoding N-alpha-acetyltransferase 38, NatC auxiliary subunit; this translates as MSKEEYVHGNGETLDCEESPAKQKLRGWLNRHLRIKMTDGRVLTGAFLCTDRDANVILGSCIEFLSEDHTEARALGLVMVPGRHIVTIHLDV